A single genomic interval of Armigeres subalbatus isolate Guangzhou_Male chromosome 1, GZ_Asu_2, whole genome shotgun sequence harbors:
- the LOC134217982 gene encoding odorant receptor 43a-like — translation MKRSLHQSRPAQLTSFDEDLKLIHLFGYWGSTAKSNRSRNAIFLLMSIFLMIPLILSLVDLIGDENYVRASRAAGELMTFFMDVFSIMTIVYRKRQIELVLDKLHVMFENMMEEDDPISRDIYNKTEAISKKISVTMRQIMGYVTLLYCGAPLSYSIYCVIFTNYAPVPFPTGFEVNFFYINIHSNVWAYVLYMSVIIPVTWITTVSVGIKDTLFINIFNHCIINFDILKHKIDQLNTISESEVSWHLNNYVDFHNESFECVRILEDSINMDLLVHYLGSISILCLKMFVFTEVQLDGFMVVRLFIIFTYAAWEVAVFAWLGGRLTYASTQVAEAIYSADWYDRPVYVQKTLMMILTRGQKSSGVMVGKFFQANRKGLKRAMNSVYSYFLFIRHVYNRIGG, via the exons ATGAAGCGTTCTCTTCACCAATCGCGTCCAGCTCAGCTAACCAGCTTTGATGAAGACTTGAAGCTGATCCACCTGTTTGGCTACTGGGGCTCGACAGCTAAGTCCAATCGGTCCCGGAACGCCATTTTTCTATTGATGTCCATCTTTCTGATGATTCCATTGATACTGTCTTTGGTAGATTTGATTGGGGATGAAAACTACGTCAGAGCATCCCGAGCTGCCGGAGAACTGATGACCTTTTTCATGGATGTTTTCTCCATAATGACCATCGTTTACAGGAAGCGACAGATTGAACTGGTACTGGACAAGTTACACGTCATGTTCGAGAATA TGATGGAAGAGGACGATCCGATTTCGAGGGACATTTATAATAAAACTGAGGCTATATCCAAGAAGATATCTGTAACGATGAGGCAAATAATGGGATACGTAACGCTGTTGTATTGCGGTGCACCTCTTTCGTACTCCATTTACTGCGTGATTTTCACGAATTATGCGCCCGTTCCGTTCCCAACCGGCTTCGAGGTCAA CTTCTTCTATATCAACATCCATTCGAACGTATGGGCGTATGTACTCTACATGAGCGTTATCATACCGGTGACATGGATTACCACCGTATCAGTCGGAATAAAGGACACGTTATTCATAAACATCTTCAACCACTGCATTATCAATTTCGACATATTGAAACAcaaaatcgatcaactcaatacCATTTCTGAGTCGGAAGTAAGTTGGCATCTGAACAACTACGTAGATTTTCACAACGAATCCTTTGA GTGTGTTCGCATTTTGGAGGACTCGATCAACATGGATCTGCTGGTGCACTACCTCGGAAGCATATCGATACTTTGTCTCAAAATGTTTGTCTTCACGGAAGTGCAGCTGGATGGCTTCATGGTGGTCCGCTTGTTCATCATTTTCACCTACGCTGCCTGGGAAGTGGCGGTGTTTGCCTGGCTGGGGGGACGATTGACGTATGCG AGTACGCAAGTCGCGGAGGCCATCTACTCAGCCGATTGGTATGACCGGCCGGTCTACGTCCAGAAGACGCTGATGATGATTCTTACCCGAGGACAAAAAAGTTCCGGAGTCATGGttgggaagttcttccaggcgAACCGAAAGGGGCTGAAACGAGCGATGAATTCGGTTTATTCCTATTTTCTGTTCATCAGGCATGTCTACAATCGTATAGGTGGTTGA